The sequence below is a genomic window from Paenibacillus sp. DCT19.
AATCTGCGCAATGGGGATTAACGAACGCGTTACGATTGGAGTTAGCTGCCAAAAACGTAAGGGTTGCGGGATTACACGTCGCGTACATGGACACGGACATGACAGCAGGTATTGAAGCACCAAAATCCAATCCAACCGATATTGCCAAGATTGCAATTGACGGAATACAATCTGGGCTTTATGAGATTATCGCTGATGAGGTAAGTCGAAATGTGCAGCAAGGTCTGGCGGGTGGTGTTTCTGCCCTGTATCCACAGTTGATTCAACAATAACAGGAGTTCATTTTTCTCCTGCTCGTACCTATAAATGAAGTAAAAATCCATAGAAATCTGAACTAGAGAACAAGCCGTGTTATAAGGCTTGTTCTTTTTAGTTGCATGTCGTTTCGAAACACCATTCCATAGTTCTCAATATAGTTCCAATACGATTAGGCAATGATGTGAGAAGAATAGGTTAACGTTTTATTTTCGAAGCAATGTAGAATGAATTACATTCCACTGCGTTGGATAAAGTGGTCAGTGTGAAAATGTATATTTCAATCTATACCTTTCAGAGAAAACGCTGAAATAATAAGCAAATTCTAAATGATTGTTGAGTAATCCACACATCACGATGAAATGATTATTGTACCTTGCTTATTTAAGTC
It includes:
- a CDS encoding SDR family NAD(P)-dependent oxidoreductase gives rise to the protein MSALSWINTGNSGAYSTAKSAQWGLTNALRLELAAKNVRVAGLHVAYMDTDMTAGIEAPKSNPTDIAKIAIDGIQSGLYEIIADEVSRNVQQGLAGGVSALYPQLIQQ